In a single window of the Luteibacter rhizovicinus DSM 16549 genome:
- the argS gene encoding arginine--tRNA ligase: MFLSLASHVDASLASVFATLGLPASFARAQPSTRPDFGDFQCNAALALARELGRPPRELAGDIAGLLRQQPIFASVEVAGPGFVNLTLAGAFLATSARAMAAQVNLGIPDTGRGRLVILDFGGPNVAKPLHVGHLRSLVLGESLRRLHAALGWRTLGDAHLGDWGLQMGMLSSAIRHRDPSLVFFQPGAKSGFPANAPVSLDELECLYPEAAAACRSDPARMAEARADTAALQAGDPGLLALWRALRELSLASQVADFRELGVVFDALDGESDVRDAITPLVERLRASGIARESDGALVVDVATPEDAFEVPPLLLAKRDGAALYATTDLATLEARAMHEGLARVVYVVDQRQALHFEQVFRAAAKAGIVPGVELIHAGFGTVNGADGRPFKTRDGGVARLTDLLEDAVAKAAERIEGSGYGAELNDAGRFELARRVGIGAVKFADLSGDRLSGYVFDVERLVAFEGRTGPYLQYACVRLRSLLAKAGGTAAANGLAVANGATAADLAVPAADSERSLVIACLGLGDNVAESARVMQPGVLAEYAFGLAQRFSRFYAECPVLAEADPQVRASRLALCVLTSRVLEKALSLLAIDVPDRM; encoded by the coding sequence ATGTTCCTGTCCCTGGCGTCGCACGTCGACGCCTCGCTCGCCAGCGTGTTCGCCACCCTTGGCCTGCCTGCCTCTTTTGCACGCGCCCAGCCCTCGACGCGGCCGGATTTCGGCGATTTCCAATGCAATGCCGCGCTGGCCCTGGCGCGTGAACTCGGCCGGCCGCCGCGAGAGCTCGCCGGTGATATCGCCGGCCTGCTCAGGCAGCAGCCGATCTTTGCGTCGGTGGAGGTCGCGGGGCCGGGCTTCGTCAACCTGACCCTGGCCGGGGCCTTCCTGGCAACGTCCGCCCGGGCGATGGCTGCTCAGGTGAACCTCGGCATCCCGGACACCGGGCGGGGGCGCCTGGTCATCCTCGATTTCGGCGGCCCGAACGTGGCCAAGCCACTTCATGTGGGGCACCTGCGGTCGCTGGTGCTTGGCGAGAGCCTGCGTCGCCTCCATGCGGCGCTCGGTTGGCGCACCCTCGGCGATGCGCACCTGGGCGACTGGGGGCTGCAGATGGGCATGCTGAGCTCGGCCATCCGGCATCGCGACCCTTCCCTTGTTTTCTTTCAACCGGGCGCGAAGAGTGGCTTCCCGGCCAACGCACCGGTGAGCCTTGACGAACTGGAGTGCCTGTATCCCGAAGCGGCCGCGGCCTGTCGCAGCGATCCCGCACGCATGGCCGAGGCGCGTGCGGATACGGCAGCGCTACAGGCCGGCGATCCGGGGCTGCTCGCTTTGTGGCGTGCACTGCGGGAGTTGAGCCTGGCCTCGCAGGTGGCAGACTTCCGTGAGCTCGGCGTCGTGTTCGACGCGCTCGACGGCGAGAGCGACGTCCGCGATGCGATCACGCCCCTGGTCGAGCGGCTCCGTGCCAGTGGGATCGCGCGGGAAAGCGACGGTGCGCTGGTCGTGGACGTTGCCACCCCGGAGGACGCGTTCGAGGTGCCCCCCTTGCTGCTGGCCAAGCGGGATGGCGCCGCGCTCTATGCGACGACCGACCTGGCGACCCTGGAGGCACGTGCGATGCATGAAGGCCTCGCACGCGTGGTGTATGTCGTCGATCAACGGCAGGCCCTGCACTTCGAGCAGGTGTTCCGTGCGGCGGCGAAGGCCGGCATCGTACCGGGCGTGGAGCTGATCCACGCCGGCTTCGGTACCGTGAACGGTGCCGACGGTCGTCCGTTCAAGACGCGCGATGGCGGCGTCGCGCGGCTTACCGATCTCCTCGAGGACGCCGTGGCCAAGGCCGCCGAGCGTATCGAGGGCTCCGGTTACGGAGCGGAGCTGAATGACGCGGGCAGGTTCGAGCTGGCCCGGCGCGTCGGTATTGGCGCGGTGAAGTTCGCCGACCTGTCGGGCGATCGGTTGTCGGGCTACGTGTTCGACGTCGAGCGGCTGGTGGCTTTCGAAGGGCGTACGGGGCCGTACCTGCAATACGCATGTGTGCGCTTGCGATCGTTGTTGGCGAAAGCGGGTGGCACGGCCGCAGCGAATGGCCTCGCCGTGGCAAACGGCGCGACCGCAGCGGATCTCGCTGTGCCGGCCGCGGATAGCGAGCGGTCCCTCGTCATCGCCTGCCTGGGGCTGGGCGATAACGTGGCGGAGTCGGCACGGGTGATGCAGCCGGGCGTACTCGCCGAGTATGCGTTCGGCCTCGCGCAGCGCTTCAGCCGGTTCTATGCGGAATGCCCGGTGCTTGCCGAAGCCGATCCGCAGGTTCGCGCGTCGCGGCTGGCGTTGTGTGTGCTGACGTCGCGCGTGTTGGAGAAAGCGTTGTCGCTACTGGCGATCGACGTACCCGATCGAATGTAA
- a CDS encoding type II toxin-antitoxin system HicA family toxin — translation MKYSEFIRWLRQQGVVFERQRGSHQFVRYKGRTSIVPSHGSKEIPELLRKSILKDLGLK, via the coding sequence ATGAAGTACAGTGAATTTATACGGTGGCTGCGTCAGCAAGGTGTTGTTTTTGAACGACAGCGAGGCAGCCACCAGTTCGTCAGATATAAAGGAAGGACTTCGATCGTGCCCAGTCACGGGTCCAAGGAGATACCGGAGCTCCTCCGGAAAAGCATCCTGAAAGATCTCGGTCTGAAATGA
- a CDS encoding type II toxin-antitoxin system HicB family antitoxin produces MRYAIKLKKYGDEYVASCRDLQGFNSIGESIEDALSESIDAVALILQDHIDRRQPIPRASEKKRGEYWVSLPALDVAKVGLYEAMRANGLRKSDLARRLGMHAPQIDRLLDLTHSSKLEQVEAALAAVGYRVNLSVERVDVRRAVSSPRLCLA; encoded by the coding sequence ATGCGCTACGCAATTAAACTTAAGAAATACGGTGACGAGTACGTTGCTTCGTGCCGGGATCTCCAGGGCTTCAACAGCATTGGTGAAAGTATCGAGGACGCGTTGAGCGAGTCGATCGATGCGGTGGCGCTCATCCTGCAGGATCACATCGATCGGCGTCAGCCGATCCCCCGCGCCAGCGAAAAAAAGCGAGGCGAATATTGGGTCTCGTTGCCTGCGCTGGACGTGGCAAAAGTCGGGCTTTACGAGGCTATGCGCGCCAACGGCCTTCGTAAGTCGGATCTCGCACGCAGGCTCGGCATGCATGCCCCGCAGATCGACCGTCTGCTGGATTTGACCCACAGTTCCAAGTTGGAGCAGGTTGAGGCCGCCTTGGCTGCGGTGGGTTATCGCGTCAATCTTTCCGTTGAGCGTGTGGACGTGCGGCGAGCGGTTAGCTCGCCGCGCCTCTGCCTCGCTTAG
- a CDS encoding carboxymuconolactone decarboxylase family protein: MLDWPEYRNELGARIGEIAKLSPDTIKGYQTLSGAGAKTNHLDAKTRELIALAVSVTTRCDGCITVHTAEALKHGATREEIGEALGVAVALNAGAALVYSARVMDATAAYSKA, translated from the coding sequence ATGCTTGACTGGCCTGAATATCGCAACGAACTGGGCGCCCGTATTGGTGAAATCGCCAAGCTCAGCCCGGACACCATCAAGGGCTACCAGACTTTGTCCGGGGCAGGCGCCAAGACCAATCACCTCGACGCGAAGACGCGCGAGCTGATCGCCCTGGCGGTTTCCGTCACTACCCGTTGCGATGGCTGTATCACCGTCCACACGGCCGAAGCGCTCAAGCACGGCGCCACGCGCGAAGAGATCGGCGAAGCCCTCGGTGTGGCCGTCGCCCTCAACGCCGGCGCCGCGCTCGTCTACTCCGCAAGAGTGATGGACGCCACCGCAGCCTACTCAAAAGCCTGA
- a CDS encoding NAD(P)/FAD-dependent oxidoreductase, producing MTASKRPGAHTVVIVGGGAAGIELAARLGKRGDLDVALVDRDASHFWKPRLHELAVGLLGDGEEAVPYLAHAQSHGYRFEPGALQRVDPVAKTIALDEVRFPLTDEIILPARSLSYDTLVLAFGSRVNDFGTPGVLEYCDMLDSPAQAIDLRRKILALALRTAGDPDKRIGIGIVGAGATGVELAAELHHAFNDMHRYGGLDPASKLDITLMDMAKRVLPNVDPRTSESAEKILRRMGVTLRTGVGVDAVEDGAFHLSDGTSVHCDIQVWAAGVTGHDMVKGLGPFELSRDRRILVDGQLKAQGLADIYAMGDCAFATTTPGGPSVPPTAQAAHQQATYLARALPRAFRGENVSAFVYHSKGTLVSLGSRQATGELPSGPKGRSIIPMRGWVAKMLYVSLQQLHRATLHGWPRATALWLADWLRNTTLPPVKLH from the coding sequence ATGACGGCTTCAAAGCGACCCGGTGCGCACACCGTCGTGATCGTCGGTGGTGGTGCGGCGGGTATCGAACTGGCAGCGCGATTGGGCAAACGCGGCGACCTCGACGTCGCCCTGGTCGACCGGGACGCCAGTCACTTCTGGAAGCCGCGCCTGCACGAGCTCGCGGTCGGCCTGCTCGGCGATGGCGAAGAAGCGGTGCCTTACCTGGCGCATGCCCAGTCGCATGGATACCGCTTCGAACCCGGCGCGCTCCAGCGCGTCGACCCGGTGGCGAAAACCATCGCGCTGGACGAGGTCCGCTTTCCACTCACCGACGAAATCATCCTGCCGGCGCGCAGCCTGAGCTACGACACGCTGGTGCTGGCCTTCGGCAGTCGCGTGAACGACTTCGGCACGCCCGGCGTCCTCGAGTATTGCGACATGCTGGACAGCCCGGCCCAGGCGATCGACCTGCGTCGCAAAATCCTGGCGCTGGCGCTACGCACCGCGGGCGATCCCGACAAACGCATCGGCATCGGCATCGTCGGCGCGGGAGCGACCGGCGTGGAACTGGCGGCCGAGCTGCACCACGCGTTCAACGACATGCACCGTTACGGTGGCCTCGATCCCGCCAGCAAGCTGGACATCACCTTGATGGACATGGCCAAGCGCGTCCTGCCCAACGTCGATCCACGCACCTCGGAGTCGGCGGAAAAGATCCTCCGGCGCATGGGCGTGACGCTGCGCACCGGCGTTGGCGTCGACGCGGTCGAAGACGGCGCCTTCCACCTCTCCGATGGCACGAGCGTGCACTGCGATATCCAGGTATGGGCAGCCGGCGTCACCGGCCACGACATGGTCAAGGGCCTCGGGCCCTTCGAACTCTCCAGGGACCGGCGCATTTTGGTCGATGGCCAACTGAAGGCCCAGGGGCTGGCCGACATCTACGCCATGGGCGACTGCGCCTTCGCCACCACGACGCCTGGCGGCCCCAGCGTGCCGCCCACCGCCCAGGCGGCACACCAGCAGGCCACCTACCTCGCCCGCGCCCTGCCCCGGGCCTTTCGGGGCGAGAACGTCAGCGCTTTCGTCTACCACTCCAAAGGCACCCTGGTGTCCCTCGGCTCGCGCCAGGCCACGGGCGAACTGCCTTCCGGGCCCAAGGGCCGATCGATCATCCCCATGCGCGGATGGGTGGCGAAGATGCTCTACGTGTCCTTGCAGCAACTGCACCGCGCCACCCTGCACGGCTGGCCGCGGGCGACGGCGTTATGGCTGGCCGACTGGTTGCGCAACACGACCTTGCCGCCGGTAAAACTTCACTAA